The sequence CACATAGGCCTCCTCCTCCGTGTGGCTGCGCTGGTGAAGCTTCAGCGAGTTCAGATGCGAGTAGGATTTTCCGCACTCTTCGCAGCTGtagggtttctctccggtgtgcgAGCGCTGATGCGAGATCAGGTGAGAGTTGCAGTAAAAGCGTTTGCCGCACTGAGGACAGGTGTACGGTCTCTCCCCGGTGTGGATCCGCTGGTGGATCTTCAGGTAAAATCTCGTGGTGAAGGTTTTTCCGCATTGAGGACATCGTGAGCTTCTCTCCGGGTTTGCATCTCTGTGATCTGAGCCTGAGGGAAGCATGTGGTTTAATCCTCGCTGGGAGATTTCGGCAAGTCTGAAAGCTTCCTCGATATTGTGTTGTGCGTTGGGATCGTGCCGCTGGTTTGGTGAAACACCGGCGGCGAATCGTTCTCCGGTTTCCAGAGGAGATGTGTTTAAACTCTGGGTTTCGGAGTTGACGATGTATTCCTCTGACACCGGAGAATTCCACATCCCACTGGGCTTCATTTTATTTGACAGGAGGAAATCATTACCTGAGGATTTGTGTGGAGAGAATTGAGAGTTAATGAAGATTTAAGGGTCAGCTCGCACAAAAATTCCTTTCACTTgttctcaagtggttctaaagctGTACgagtttcttttattttctgttgaacacaaaagaagatattttgaagaatgttgtaaaccggtGGTCAGTTAATAAaggttaaagggtcagttcacccaaaattaaaacgCACTCTTCATTTACTTgcactcaagtggttgtaaagctgcacaagtttcttttttttttctgttgaacacaaaggaagatgttttgaagaatgttggaacctGGTAGCTACTGATAATGGCATCCATGGTAGGAAAATGAATACTATGGGAATTAATGAGTTTCTAACactcttcaaaatttcttttgtATCGATGGAGTGCTTTACAGATTATTCTGGCTTTTATAACCAATGCAACAGAGTTGACCagaacgcagacacacacacactaaatgtattttttaatattaaaatcaaataacaataataaaaaatgacgTTTCAAgctaaatgtgtttttaacttGGTTCAATAAACGCAAAAAATTAAATTAGACTTAATTATTTGATGATAAATAAAGCTGAATGTATAATTCAGGAGGCGAAGACAGTCAAAAAAAGACTATAGTGGAGATTTTAAGTTAATATTTCATGACAAAACgtccctaaatacacatacaaacattatttataGAGATAGCTTGAtaaaatttgcattattattgAAAACTGTTTCATTAAagcttttgtttttgaaataaataaaattcttggAGATGCAAAATGTAGCCGCAATTCTAGAATCAGCCacaaatatttgaatgatttaaaaTGGCCTGATTAGTTGAACTAGTACTGATATAAAGTCTAATCCCTCACCTTCTCTAGCTGCTCCAGTGCCAAAACTGTCCTGATCTTCCACCTCTGGACCGAGCGGACAAAGAGCAGGAGAAACTGCGATAAAAACAACGAGTGGAATTATTATTAGtatgaatatattattaatattagtatgaCAGAGAACAGACTCAGAGCTGGGGGGGATTACTGTTTACAAATTACATCACAAAATATGCAGTCAGTAACATAATGTCTCTCAGATATCTTACACATTTAcgctaatgtaatctgactacttttggattacatttagattacttttgtgctaacccttATTTGATGTCAAAAGCATGTTGAAGCAGGATTATCTTCTACTATTTTGACAGGTATTTGACAACATCTTCATATAAGCAATAAGATGCTCAACAGCTTACTTTTAAAGTGCAATGGGGGACAGTTATTATAGAAGCAACAGGTTTATTATAAAACCCATAAAAAAGTAACCTATAAGTAATctaattatgattatttaaaaGTAGTTCACTCTAATTAatcttattaaattacatttgatCCGTTACTACACCCAGCTCTGAATATGAATGCGTATAAGAACATTCAGTTGGAAAATTATAAATCTAGTCTAGCCTTATAAAGTCTAGTATCTGAAGTGCTATCATCATTTCTAATAATGTTTAGTGCTATTTACTTGGGCCGCCGTCCCACTGTTCATCCTCCATGTGCTCCTCTTTGATCCGAACGGATTTGATTCCATCTTCCTGCTTTTGGGGGAACTGCAAGAAACACACCATCGGTCAATGATTCTAGAACagcaatatttaatgttttttaaaggagTCTCTTCAGCTCAACAAACCATAATTTATCTGATCCAGAATAtagcaaaaactgtaaaaagtctattgtttttgctgttttctatttaatatatatttttttttattaaatgtaatgattttttagcatcattacttcagtcacGTGATACTCCAAAAATCACTATAATACACATTTGATCACATATAATCATCTCCCGAGTTATTTAATTAACATGTGATACTCCGGAAATCACTATAATACACATTTGATCACATATAATCATCTCCCGAGTTATTTAATTAACATGTGATACTCCGGAAATCACTATAATACACATTTGATCACATATAATCATCTCCCGAGTTATTTAATTAACATGTGATACTCCGGAAATCACTATAATACACATTTGATCACATATAATCATCTCCCGAGTTATTTAATTAACATGTGATACTCCGGAAATCACTATAATACACATTTGATCACATATAATAATCTCCCGAGTTATTTAATTAACATGTGATACTCCGGAAATCACTTTAATACACATTTGATCACATATAATCATCTCCCGAGTTATTTAATTAACATGTGATACTCCGGAAATCACTATAATACACATTTGATCACATATAATCATCTCCCGAGTTATTTAATTAACATGTGATACTCCGGAAATCACTATAATACACATTTGATCACATATAATCATCTCCCGAGTTATTTAATTAACATGTGATACTCCGGAAATCACTATAATACACATTTGATCACATATAATCATCTCCCGAGTTATTTAATTAACATGTGATACTCCGGAAATCACTATAATACACATTTGATCACATATAATCATCTCCCGAGTTATTTAATTAACATGTGATACTCCGGAAATCACTATAATACACATTTGATCACATATAATCATCTCCCGAGTTATTTAATTAACATGTGATACTCCGGAAATCACTATAATACACATTTGATCACATATAATCATCTCCCGAGTTATTTAATTAACATGTGATACTCCGGAAATCACTATAATACACATTTGATCACATATAATCATCTCCCGAGTTATTTAATTAACATGTGATACTCCGGAAATCACTATAATACACATTTGATCACATATAATCATCTCCCGAGTTATTTAATTAACATGTGATACTCCGGAAATCACTATAATACACATTTGATCACATATAATCATCTCCCGAGTTATTTAATTAACATGTGATACTCCGGAAATCACTTTAATACACATTTGATCACATATAATCATCTCCTGTTATTTAATTAACATGTGATACTCcagaaatcactttaatacaCATTTGATCACATATAATCATCTCCTGTTATTTAATTAACATGTGATACTCCAGAAATCACTATAATACACATTTGATCACATATAATCCTCTCCCGAGTTATTTAATTAACATGTGATACTCCAGAAATCACTATAATACACATTTGATCACATATAATCCTCTCCCGAGTTATTTAATTAACATGTGATACTCCAGAAATCACTATAATACACATTTGATCACATATAATCATCTCCTGAGTTATTTAATTAACATGTGATACTCCAGAAATCACTATAATACACATTTGATCACATATAATCCTCTCCCGAGTTATTTAATTAACATGTGATACTCCAGAAATCACTATAATACACATTTGATCACATATAATCATCTCCTGTTATTTAATTAACATGTGATACTCCAGAAATCACTATAATACACATTTGATCACATATAATCATCTCCTGTTATTTAATTAACATGTGATACTCCAGAAATCACTATAATACACATTTGATCACATATAATCATCTCCTGAGTTATTTAATTAACATGTGATACTCCGGAAATCACTATAATACACATTTGATCACATATAATCCTCTCCCGAGTTATTTAATTAACATGTGATACTCCAGAAATCACTATAATACACATTTGATCACATATAATCATCTCCTGAGTTATTTAATTAACATGTGATACTCCAAAAATCACTATAATACACATTTGATCACATATAATCATCTCCCGAGTTATTTAATTAACATGTGATACTCCAAAAATCACTATAATACACATTTGATCACATATAATCATCTCCCGAGTTATTTAATTAACATGTGATACTCCAAAAATCACTATAATACACATTTGATCACATATAATCATCTCCCGAGTTATTTAATTAACATGTGATACTCCGGAAATCACTATAATACACATTTGATCACATATAATCCTCTCCCGAGTTATTTAATTAACATGTGATACTCCGGAAATCACTATAATACACATTTGATCACATATAATCATCTCCCGAGTTATTTAATTAACATGTGATACTCCAAAAATCACTATAATACACATTTGATCACATATAATCATCTCCTGAGTTATTTAATTAACATGTGATACTCCGGAAATCACTATAATACACATTTGATCACATATAATCATCTCCCGAGTTAATTAACGTGATACTTCTGAAATCagtataatatgctgatttattgTTCAAGAATCAttaaatattatcatcatcaataatcaacaattgtgtcattatttttaggattctttgatgaatagaaagatcAGCATTCATCTGAAGTTTATTGACGTGTTATTGTCATATCAGCAGCTTTTGGCTATATTCTTGTCAAAACTTGTGctaaatattcaatatatgatTTGCAATCATCACTGTTTCTTAATCATtcattgtagaaaaaaatatacaaataacaacactgataaaaaaaagtcaaaacattTTATGCCAttcaaaagtcacttttttgtttaaatattaatagaaatgtatatttttatgcaatattgaTGCTTTCAATTGTTCGAAAGTAATGATAAAGTCATGTATAATGTCACAAATGATGTAAGATAAATGCTGTTCTTCTGAACTTCCTATTTATTAAAGAAAGCTAAACATTTCTACTTATGTTTTCatcaaaatgataataaaatatttctgGATAATCTAATCAGCATACTAGAATGATGTCTGAAGGACCATGGGGCTGGTGTTTGATGCTAAAATTTTGCTTATAAacaacaggaataaattacattttaaaatatattgaaatggGTGAcacggttagcactgtggcctcacaacaagaaggtcgctggttcaagtcccggctgggtcacttgtcatttctatgtggagtttgcatgttctccctgtgttggcgtgggtttcccccacagtccaaacacatgcgctataggggaattgatgaactacactgaccgtagtgtatgagtgtgtgtgaatgagtgtatatgggtgattcccagtactgggttgtggctggaagggcatcggctgtgtaaaatatatgctggaaagCTGGTGTTTcattcccctgataaataaaggaactaaaccgaaggaaaatgaatgaattaaaatagaaaacagctattttaaataataaagatatTTCAGAATGTCACAGTTTTTGCTGTAAtttgaatcaaatgaaagcagagttgGTGAGcaaaagagataaaaaaaaagtcCCCCAATGTTCGAAAACCCTTCACCAGTAGATTATTCTGACGAATACATAttcaataatgacaataaaaactGCTTACATGCTGTGGGAATGTCTGTGCTGAGGGATCATCCACATGTGTATTTGCCTGCGCGTCTCCATCATGATTTTCATTAAGCTTTACAAGGTTGAGGTTTACATCTGATGAGGCAAAAAAAGTGAGaggaaataaaacattattataaaacGGATCAACAGTTTTTTCTGCcgtctcctcatacttcagtttctcaaatcttctgaccaatcaaacactctatagtgtctgacatgccccaccccttcttctcattggttCATTTGATATTCATTCAACTAAagccattcaaaacattcaggtcacatgactaaagccaTTAGAAACACCAGGGTCACATGACTATAGCAATTCAAAACACCGAGGTCACATGAATAAAGCCATTAGAAatacccaggtcacatgactataGCGATTCGAAACACCCAAGTCACATGAATAAAGccatttgaaacacccaggtcacatgattaaggcgatttgaaacacccaggtcacatgactaaagcgattcgaaacacccaggtcacatgactatagagattcgaaacacccaggtcaagtgAATAAAGtaattcaaaacacccaggtcatgtgactaaagcgattcaaaaacacccaggtcacgtgactaaagcgattcgaaacacccaggtcatgggACTTAAGCAATTCAAAACACCCAAGTCACATGACTAAattgattcaaaacacccaggtcatgtgactaaagcgattcaaaacacccaggtcaaatGAATTAagcgattcgaaacacccaggtcatgggACTAAAGCTATTCAAAACACCCAAGTCACAtcactaaagtgattcaaaaacacccaggtcacgtgactaaagcgattcgaaaacacccaggtcacatgactaaagcgattcgaaacacccaggtcacgtgaataaagcgattcaaaacacccaggtcatgggACTGAAGCGATTCGAAACACCCAAGTCACATGACTAAattgattcaaaacacccaggtcacgtgactaaagcgattcgaaACATCCAGGTCAACTGAATTAAGCAATTCGAAACACTCAGGTAACGTGACTAAACTGATTCCATACACCCAGGTAATGTGACTAAAgcaattcgaaacacccaggacatgtgactaaagcgattcgaaacacccagatcatgtgactaaagccattctaaacacccaggtcacgtgactaaagtgatttgaaacaccattcacatgactaaagcgattcaaaacacccaggtcacgtgactaaagtgatttgaaacaccattcacatgactaaagcgattcaaaactCTCAGATTATGTGACTAATgcgatttgaaacacccaggtcatgtgactaaagtgattcgaaacacacagGGTTGACATGGTCGAAAAAATACAATACATCTTATGCAGCCTAGTGGACCGCGAGTGTACAATGTCCCGCAAATGTCCCGAGTTTAAATCCAGACTTGTACAAACAGTCTGAAATTGTGAcgatgtattttaatcatgttaatttttatgaccaaaacaagacatatttattcacaaagtgttaatttggatgtcagaccaatgttaaaacaaaacacgttacaagaacagagcatttaaaaactaatatatagCTACAGCTGGATTAGAACCCATTGGCTCCGCATCCTAGTCAGGAACTCACTAAGTCACCTACCTCAATTTAGGGTATAAATCCCTAATTAGtataactgtaaaaaaatgaccactagatgtcactgtagagatgggtTTCAAAGTGTTTCTAAGCTTCGACAcgtttgcttcgactgtttcagtgtttcataaaGCTGCGCTCTGTCCATTGCTAGCTAGTAGTAGGTCATTCAGGTACTTCTCAAgtactgtttttcgaatactaaGAATTCGAACACTACTTGGCTCGAAAACTGTTTTTAGCATaatatatagtatgaaagtatgcgaTTTCGTACAAAGCAAATGTCCCACCCACTcttcgtgtttcagttgagattatgacAAACAtcgacagtgttgccagatgtagctgactgtttCCAGGGGGGggttcaaaaccgcccaatctggcaacactggacatcaaataaaaaaaaaatacacatttcaaagcatttcgcGGGAGCTTAAAAATTGGGCGTGGTTACAACTTACGGTTCACGCTATTGGTTAAACCGCAGCGGGGCCTTCCCTACGTCATCAGCGAAAGGAAGTCATATTAGCGGAAGAGAAAAAGCTATTGTATTATGATTACAAAGACAAATAGCACATGAAACAGCATCACGTTGACTTTAATTACTAAGGTATTAAAGATTACCTCTGTGTACGCTGTTGTTGACCTGTATTCCCACGGAGCGCAGATTGGCTTGGTTCTGGCGGACCGACCGCAGCTCGCTCTCGGTGAACTGGAGCTTCAGCAGCAGACTCTGGACCTCCATCTGCCGGCGACTCATCTCCTGCTCCACCGCCCGGCTCATCTCCAGCAGCGCGCATTTGGCGAAGCGCTCGATGATCGACGCCAGCTGCGCCTGGATATCAGCAGATGTGGACATTTTAGTCGCTTAAATGTCGGTGGAGGTCGTGTTTTGTCGATGAGAGGTCTGGGTGTTTTCCAGAGAAGCTCCGCGCGGCGTTTTCCTTTCTTTCAGCCGAGCCTGTGAATAGTCGAGCATGCATCAATAGTGTTTacacaaaccaaacaaaacacttGGCCATTTCCTACTGATGTACGTCACCGCTAGAGGGACCAATAACAGACGGCGCTGGGTCTGTGTAGTACCGTAAACACTACTATTGAAGcgcatttaaatacaaaataacacacaaaatgGACTTTGCttcaaaatatgaatgaataacaaatttcacaatattcaaGTTATTCTTTAATGCAGAAGAGCGATTGTTTCAGAACTTTCGATTCAGCTGcctgtgggagaaatgactaggaataataaaacGGCCcgtacttgctctacaaacaattgTATTCATGACTAACGACGTTAAAAGTAGAATAATGTAATcagaaaatataaatttgcaacatcaagcagcataatgagctgttttaACGCCTAAAAATCAATGTACGTGAACGacaccggaagtctcgagccaaaaagattccaacgGCTTCTCCCGCTTGTTTGAGAAGATCAAGGTGAATGAACTACACATAACAGTTACTGATTTATATTACTGAAACAGTTAAAATAATGTTCAGCGATGTTTTTAGGTGTGTTTAAGACGAATTAAAGTGATACTTACTCTGAAcgttttttaattaaagaaaaaacacaTCGTGGATAGGTAACCATAGCAACAGGACGACCGGTATTTACCACAGTAAGTTTAGGCTATTTATTTCTGATTTGCGAGTTTCATATCACAATACAGATTCCTTTGTTGTTTATTATAGACGTTCTGTGAATGTTTCATCAACTTACATGATGAAATCCTGCACATTTGTGAAATTTTTTCCACACAATGTTGAATTTTGTTGACTTCCGCTTCATATGTCAGTCCCATAATGATGAAATGGCTAAAAATGAAGTGTAAAGTAATGTTTATGGGATCTCTAACTTGTGAATCAACAATTTAATGTAAGAGTTTTGctacaaagtaaaaatatttattgaaaaatcagggttattctatcaaatatttatttcttaCCTCTTCTGAAGGTAAACATTTGCATTTTGTTGcctaaaattttatataaaccTGTCAGAAAGGTAATTTTTCCCATcgttaatgcatttaaaaagctctaaattacatttcaaatttggaagaaatgccacaagtattacagtaaaaaacaaacattattttatgcaaacacacaatcataaatcataagaaactgagaattttcaagtggtctccaTTAAATTTTCCAtatattattcgccctcctgtgaaattgtaattattttccaAGTAATTCCCAAAATATTGTTCCAAATTCTAAATAAGAGTAAAAACAGTCACACATACACGCATTAATATAACAAAAACACTAATTTATTGAAAAGGAATGCATAATGTGTCTTGGAAGTATACAGtgattaaaatacatttgtctATACAGATTTGTCTTATACGTACATCTGCTGTTTCCTGAGTTGTGCTTTTTACATTTCTTTGAATTGCCATATATAATGAAGCATATAATGATCAGAACAGTCCCATAATGATGAAATggttaaaaatgtaaagtaatatttatgtGATTGCTgatttgtaaaccaacaattTAATGTAAGAGTTTTGTTGTGGGctacaaagtaaaaatatttaagaaGATACacagctaggcatgggccggtttaagattctggcggtatgataaccttggataaaatatatcacggtttcacgatttcgtggtattgtgattacagctctaaaatatgtaattatttttaaatatttgggtaaaaaaacaactctTTCCCCatctgaacacaatatattttattttgagaagtaattaagatattttggagcagtaaacatgtcaggctaaaataatgaaaataaatcattgacttctgctgtcttcattaaattcaaaaacacagatttctttacaatttaaaacgacatctttggatattttttctgctggagatactgttgtcctaaaaaaaaagtaaataaataaatcgtacGTATATCGTAGGCGATATGACAaaaattttccatattgaacgatatacgatatattttttgatatgagttgttaatgcttccagatttaaaagagtaccccaacaatgactgaagccacataaattagagggtccattaaattgCATAATATACTTTCAGCCAATAAATTTTCAGGGGctgaaaattcggtacatctctaatatcgaCACGCTTTTTAaatcccattgttgcacatttctgctgtgtgattggctcttataaAGATTATTATAGAGTAAAAACTGCAttgcttatcattgttattgacataaattttatcgtgaCTCGATTTAATATCGTTTATCAGTCCAGCCCTATACTGTaagaatggtatagcagaaaattttgtcggttttaaaaccttgacttttccataccgcagtataccttgaaaacggttatcgtctcatACACAGCTATAAGGGAAAATAATGAGAGCACCTGAAAATTGTCCGCTTCTCTGAATTTACTGTATTTAGGTTATTGGGTGTGGGTCCAGGGGGGAAAATATTCTATAAAGGGCTGATAAGGTCTTTTTCCATGCTCAATATTctgagcatgaaaaaaaaaaaacgtttttttcccATAAAATTACAGCCAGAAAGATTTATAAGTATTTTCATTATAAATACTTTCAAATATCTGGGTTATTCTATCAAGTATTAATTTCTTATctcttctgaagttaaattaTTTGCATTTTGTTGCCTAAAATTGTATATAAACCTGTCTGAAAAGTCACTTCATCcattattaatgcattttaaaaagctctgaattacattttcaatttggaagaaatgccTCTAGTAGattatagtaaaaaaacaaacaatattttatgCAAACACACAACCGCAAATCATAAATCaaaagaaactgagaattttcaagtggtctctattttcaaaaaatatattattcaccctcctgtgaaattgtaattcttcttcaaatatttggCAAAATAATGTTTGACAgagaatttttgtttttgataaaaactgtttaaacatttttaaacaatatttttaatccaTCTCTTTTACCTTTGTCATGATA is a genomic window of Danio aesculapii chromosome 2, fDanAes4.1, whole genome shotgun sequence containing:
- the si:dkeyp-68b7.5 gene encoding zinc finger protein 135, yielding MSTSADIQAQLASIIERFAKCALLEMSRAVEQEMSRRQMEVQSLLLKLQFTESELRSVRQNQANLRSVGIQVNNSVHRDVNLNLVKLNENHDGDAQANTHVDDPSAQTFPQHFPQKQEDGIKSVRIKEEHMEDEQWDGGPISPALCPLGPEVEDQDSFGTGAAREGNDFLLSNKMKPSGMWNSPVSEEYIVNSETQSLNTSPLETGERFAAGVSPNQRHDPNAQHNIEEAFRLAEISQRGLNHMLPSGSDHRDANPERSSRCPQCGKTFTTRFYLKIHQRIHTGERPYTCPQCGKRFYCNSHLISHQRSHTGEKPYSCEECGKSYSHLNSLKLHQRSHTEEEAYVYW